One genomic region from Rhizomicrobium palustre encodes:
- a CDS encoding NAD(P)H-quinone oxidoreductase yields MRAIVYEEFGPAEVLHLAEVPVPQIRPSDLLVKVGAAGVNRADLLQRNGFYGAQQFGESPLLGLEVAGEVIAIGDAVTDIEVGARVMAIVGGGGYGAFARVDRAMAVPIPDSMSFHQAAAVMESFVTAVEAVSHLAGVKAGQSVLIHSAAGGIGSAAVQLAHSLGAVVYATASAARHEDVLGLGADAVIDYRTSDFEAEIAALTNGAGVDAIVDFVGGDYLARNLRSLKPGGVLVQVGILSGENDAVIPLNLVLHNHLRLVGTVMKSRTPQEKRAMVQRFAERALPLFAAGKLRPLLDHAFPLAQAAEAHRRMEKGGGFGKIVLTL; encoded by the coding sequence ATGCGCGCCATCGTCTATGAAGAATTCGGTCCGGCAGAGGTTCTGCATCTGGCCGAGGTTCCTGTTCCGCAAATCCGGCCCAGCGATCTCTTAGTCAAGGTTGGTGCTGCGGGTGTCAATCGCGCCGATCTGTTGCAGCGCAACGGCTTCTATGGTGCGCAGCAGTTCGGCGAGAGCCCGCTGCTCGGTCTGGAAGTGGCGGGCGAGGTGATCGCCATCGGGGATGCGGTGACAGACATAGAGGTTGGCGCGCGGGTGATGGCGATTGTGGGCGGTGGCGGTTATGGCGCTTTTGCCCGGGTGGATCGCGCCATGGCCGTGCCCATTCCGGATAGCATGAGCTTTCACCAAGCCGCCGCGGTGATGGAGTCCTTTGTCACCGCCGTCGAAGCGGTCTCGCATTTGGCTGGGGTCAAGGCCGGTCAGTCCGTGCTGATCCATAGCGCGGCAGGCGGCATCGGCTCGGCGGCGGTGCAGCTCGCGCACAGCTTGGGCGCGGTGGTTTACGCCACCGCCTCTGCGGCCCGCCACGAAGATGTTCTCGGTCTTGGCGCCGACGCGGTCATCGATTACCGGACCAGTGATTTTGAAGCCGAGATTGCCGCGCTGACTAACGGTGCCGGTGTGGATGCGATCGTCGATTTTGTCGGTGGCGATTATCTCGCCCGTAACTTGCGCAGCCTGAAGCCGGGCGGTGTTCTGGTGCAGGTGGGCATCCTGAGCGGTGAAAATGACGCCGTCATTCCGCTCAATCTGGTGCTGCACAACCACCTGCGCCTCGTCGGCACGGTGATGAAGTCGCGTACGCCTCAAGAGAAGCGGGCCATGGTGCAGCGTTTCGCGGAGCGCGCCTTACCGCTCTTTGCGGCGGGAAAGCTGCGCCCGCTCCTCGATCACGCCTTCCCGCTGGCCCAAGCCGCAGAGGCGCATCGCCGGATGGAAAAGGGTGGCGGCTTCGGCAAGATCGTACTGACGCTCTAA
- a CDS encoding lipid-A-disaccharide synthase N-terminal domain-containing protein — protein sequence MLDQFAQFFGLHSGADVLWLTIGFGGQFLFASRFFVQLFYSERAGKSVMPIAFWYFSLGGGLITTIYALHLGHSGLPFLMGQVGGLVVYVRNLMLIFKEKARAKAEIPPAA from the coding sequence ATGCTGGATCAGTTTGCCCAATTCTTCGGGCTCCATTCAGGCGCGGATGTCCTCTGGCTGACCATCGGCTTCGGCGGGCAATTCCTGTTCGCCTCGCGCTTCTTTGTGCAGCTTTTCTATAGCGAGCGCGCCGGCAAGAGCGTGATGCCGATCGCCTTTTGGTATTTCAGCCTGGGCGGCGGGCTGATCACCACCATCTATGCCTTGCATCTGGGCCATTCGGGCCTGCCCTTTTTGATGGGGCAAGTGGGCGGCCTTGTCGTTTATGTGCGCAATCTGATGCTGATCTTTAAGGAAAAGGCCCGGGCGAAAGCGGAAATCCCGCCAGCGGCGTAA
- a CDS encoding LysR family transcriptional regulator: protein MTDPRFAEQMAIFVDVVRGGSFSSAARRRAVTPSAIMRQIGAMEESLGVPLLIRSTRALALTDAGQRLFERAQHLLDALADTRAEIAAFDGTVAGVVRTACFPTFGKRYVIPALGGLMAKHPGLTAEIDLTEKLADPVADRFDAVIRIGELSDSSLIATKLADQKRLLVASPSYLDSKGTPADGPALSKHALIDKLHGADLLGWSDVLGRPAGNDAQDKVAFRSDDFEAMRLAVLAGMGIGLLPDWVVGPDVRSGALIRLGLGGEIWNRRPAGIYLLRALAKPSAKLSAFMTALREQIGTPPNWEP from the coding sequence ATGACCGATCCCCGTTTCGCCGAGCAGATGGCCATTTTTGTTGATGTCGTCCGCGGCGGCAGCTTTTCCAGCGCAGCACGGCGCCGGGCGGTGACACCATCCGCCATCATGCGCCAGATCGGAGCTATGGAGGAAAGCTTGGGCGTGCCGCTTCTGATCCGCTCCACCCGCGCCTTAGCCCTGACCGATGCCGGTCAAAGGCTGTTCGAGCGGGCGCAGCATCTTCTCGACGCGCTGGCCGATACGCGCGCCGAAATCGCCGCCTTTGACGGCACGGTAGCAGGGGTGGTGCGAACAGCCTGCTTTCCCACCTTTGGCAAACGCTATGTCATTCCGGCGCTGGGCGGGTTGATGGCAAAACACCCCGGCCTCACGGCGGAGATCGACCTTACCGAAAAACTCGCCGATCCGGTTGCGGACCGTTTCGATGCCGTGATCCGCATCGGCGAGTTATCCGACAGTAGCTTGATCGCCACCAAGCTTGCCGACCAGAAACGCTTATTGGTCGCCAGCCCTTCCTATCTGGATAGCAAAGGCACGCCTGCGGACGGGCCCGCGCTCTCAAAGCACGCGCTCATCGACAAACTGCATGGCGCCGATCTTCTTGGCTGGAGCGATGTGCTGGGCCGCCCCGCGGGAAACGACGCACAGGACAAGGTTGCTTTTCGCTCCGATGATTTTGAGGCCATGCGCTTAGCTGTGCTCGCGGGCATGGGTATTGGCCTGTTGCCGGATTGGGTGGTGGGACCAGATGTGCGCAGCGGCGCGCTGATCCGCCTTGGCCTTGGCGGCGAGATTTGGAACAGGCGGCCCGCCGGGATTTACCTCTTGCGCGCCCTCGCCAAACCCTCCGCCAAGCTCAGCGCCTTCATGACAGCTTTGCGCGAACAGATCGGAACGCCGCCGAACTGGGAGCCGTAA
- a CDS encoding glycosyltransferase family 2 protein, protein MALRYSVVVPVKDEAGNIAPLAREIAAAMAGLGDYEMIFVDDGSTDSTPDELLALKGEIRTLRVIRHATNLGQSRGVRTGVRAAKGEIIVTLDGDGQNDPADIPKLLAEFTAAKARGDESLGLVGGVRAKRKDTASRRLASRLANKIRDALLNDGAKDSGCGLKAFKREAFLALPYFDHLHRFLITMMIREGFTVGFVDVNHRPRLHGQSKYTNFHRMLVGIDDLMGVRWLQRRMRKKTEAKEL, encoded by the coding sequence ATGGCGTTAAGATATTCCGTGGTGGTGCCGGTCAAGGATGAGGCGGGCAATATCGCCCCCCTGGCCCGTGAGATCGCCGCGGCGATGGCGGGACTTGGCGATTACGAGATGATTTTCGTGGATGACGGCTCGACCGATTCCACGCCCGATGAGCTTTTGGCCCTGAAGGGCGAAATCCGCACCCTGCGCGTCATCCGCCATGCCACCAATCTGGGCCAGAGCCGGGGGGTGCGCACTGGCGTGCGCGCCGCCAAGGGCGAGATCATCGTCACGCTCGATGGCGACGGGCAGAACGACCCCGCCGACATCCCCAAGCTCCTCGCCGAATTCACCGCCGCCAAAGCGCGCGGGGACGAGAGCCTGGGTCTGGTCGGGGGCGTGCGCGCCAAACGCAAGGACACCGCCTCGCGCCGCCTCGCCTCTCGCCTTGCCAACAAAATCCGCGATGCGCTGCTGAACGATGGCGCCAAGGATTCAGGCTGCGGCCTGAAAGCCTTTAAGCGCGAGGCTTTCCTTGCCCTGCCCTATTTCGATCACCTGCACCGCTTTCTCATCACCATGATGATCCGCGAGGGCTTTACGGTGGGCTTTGTCGATGTGAACCATCGCCCCCGCCTGCATGGCCAATCCAAATACACCAATTTCCACCGCATGCTGGTGGGCATCGACGATTTGATGGGTGTGCGCTGGCTGCAGCGGCGCATGCGCAAAAAGACCGAAGCGAAGGAACTCTAA
- a CDS encoding ArnT family glycosyltransferase has product MTAERILAALKLRPRLFLTLFCLLLWAPGVFSLPPLDRDESRFAQASKQMLETGDLIDIRFGAVPRYKKPVGIYWMQSASTAIAGLGERTHIWTYRLPSLFGALIAVFLTFWCARAFAGVETAMLAAGFLGSTLLLTAEATIATTDAVLLAATLGSVAVLMRVYLASKGEAVMPSRWIILAGWFSLGVIILVKGPPVFVPLAIAAGLSLWDKNGRWLKATNPLSGIALVLVMVLPWLLAITFKSHGAFFQQSLGQDFATKLQGGQESHGAPPGYFLIALTPSFWPAILFLLPGFVMAIRYHRQPVMRFLLAWTATWIAFELVPTKLPHYVLPTYPALAIMAALWAEAPRAEGGIWGRIAIYAAPVQFALGAIALAIGLVYLPIKYGTGPIYWLVLPALLFAAITIGALIQYFRENTRNAALLALAAPLLLYPTLTGFAGPNLSQLWVSPRAAAEVARLSRPGDSPPKLAGYLEPSLVFFLGTKTRQTDGRGAAEAGAAEGGLALVEDHEGAAFKARLGELEATAAEVGALDGFNYSRGRKVHIRIYRLEPVSEIPPPPAE; this is encoded by the coding sequence ATGACGGCAGAGCGGATTTTGGCGGCGTTGAAACTGCGCCCGCGGCTGTTTCTGACCCTGTTCTGCCTGCTTCTCTGGGCGCCGGGCGTGTTCAGCCTGCCCCCGCTCGACCGGGACGAGAGCCGCTTCGCCCAGGCCTCCAAACAAATGCTGGAGACGGGCGACCTGATCGACATCCGCTTCGGGGCGGTGCCGCGCTACAAGAAGCCGGTGGGGATTTATTGGATGCAATCGGCCTCCACAGCCATTGCGGGGCTGGGTGAACGCACCCATATCTGGACCTACCGCCTGCCCTCGCTCTTTGGCGCGCTGATCGCGGTCTTCCTCACCTTCTGGTGCGCCCGCGCCTTTGCCGGGGTGGAAACCGCCATGCTGGCGGCGGGCTTCTTGGGCTCCACCCTGCTTTTGACCGCAGAGGCGACGATTGCCACCACCGATGCAGTGCTGCTCGCCGCCACTTTGGGTTCTGTGGCAGTGCTGATGCGGGTCTATCTGGCATCGAAAGGTGAGGCAGTGATGCCGTCCCGCTGGATCATCCTGGCGGGCTGGTTCAGCCTCGGCGTCATCATCCTGGTCAAAGGCCCGCCGGTTTTTGTGCCGCTCGCCATCGCCGCAGGCCTCAGCCTCTGGGACAAAAACGGGCGCTGGCTGAAGGCGACCAATCCCCTCAGCGGCATCGCTTTGGTGCTGGTGATGGTGCTGCCCTGGCTTCTGGCGATCACCTTCAAAAGCCACGGCGCCTTTTTCCAGCAATCCCTCGGGCAGGACTTCGCCACCAAGCTGCAAGGCGGGCAGGAGAGTCATGGCGCCCCTCCCGGCTATTTCCTTATCGCCCTCACGCCCAGCTTCTGGCCCGCGATCCTGTTCCTTCTGCCCGGTTTCGTGATGGCGATCCGCTATCATCGCCAGCCGGTGATGCGCTTCCTCCTCGCTTGGACCGCCACCTGGATCGCCTTTGAACTGGTGCCGACCAAGCTGCCCCATTACGTCCTGCCGACCTATCCCGCGCTCGCCATCATGGCCGCGCTGTGGGCCGAGGCGCCGCGGGCAGAGGGCGGCATCTGGGGCCGCATCGCCATCTATGCCGCGCCGGTGCAGTTTGCGCTTGGCGCCATCGCGCTGGCTATCGGTCTTGTGTATCTCCCCATCAAATACGGCACCGGGCCGATCTATTGGCTGGTTCTGCCCGCGCTTTTGTTTGCGGCTATAACAATCGGCGCATTGATTCAGTATTTCCGCGAGAACACCCGTAACGCCGCGCTTCTGGCTTTGGCCGCGCCGCTTCTACTCTATCCCACGCTGACGGGCTTCGCGGGCCCGAACCTTTCGCAGCTTTGGGTGAGCCCGCGCGCCGCCGCTGAAGTCGCCCGCCTCTCGCGCCCCGGCGATTCCCCGCCCAAGCTGGCGGGCTATCTGGAACCCAGCCTGGTCTTCTTCCTCGGGACCAAAACGCGTCAGACAGATGGGCGCGGCGCAGCCGAAGCGGGCGCGGCGGAAGGTGGCCTCGCTTTGGTGGAAGACCACGAAGGGGCGGCGTTCAAAGCCCGTCTGGGAGAGCTTGAAGCGACCGCCGCTGAAGTCGGCGCGCTGGATGGCTTCAATTATTCGCGCGGCCGCAAGGTGCATATCCGCATCTATCGGTTGGAACCTGTCTCCGAGATACCTCCCCCACCTGCTGAATAG